The Chanos chanos chromosome 6, fChaCha1.1, whole genome shotgun sequence genome includes a region encoding these proteins:
- the serpinh1b gene encoding serpin H1b: protein MWAAKLAALCLLAVAVSGEEKKMSSHATSMADKSTNLAFNLYQSMAKDKDLENILISPVVAASSLGMVALGGKSSTASQVKTVLSADSVKDEHLHTGLSELMDEVSDSNTRNVTWKINNRLYGPSSVSFIDDFVKNSKKHYKYDHSKINFRDKRSAISSINEWAAKSTDGKLPEVTKDVQNPDGAMIVNAMFFKPHWDEKFHHKMVDNRGFLVTRSHSVSVPMMHRTGLYGFYEDTENRLFVLNMPLAHKKSSMVLIMPYHVEPLERLEKLLTRKQLDTWMSKLEERAVAISLPKVSMEVSHNLQKHFAELGLTEAVDKSKADLSNISGKKDLYLSNVFHASALEWDTEGNPFDTSIFGTDKLKNPKLFYADHPFIFLVKDNKTNSILFIGRLVRPKGDKMRDEL, encoded by the exons ATGTGGGCCGCCAAACTTGCAGCACTGTGCCTTCTGGCTGTGGCCGTCTCAGGCGAGGAGAAGAAGATGAGTAGCCATGCAACCTCCATGGCAGACAAGAGTACTAACCTGGCCTTCAACCTATACCAAAGCATGGCCAAAGACAAAGATCTGGAAAACATCCTCATCTCTCCTGTTGTGGCTGCCTCCTCTCTGGGCATGGTAGCCCTCGGGGGCAAGTCCTCCACGGCCTCCCAGGTCAAAACCGTCCTGAGCGCTGACTCAGTGAAGGACGAGCACCtgcacacaggcctgtctgagCTCATGGACGAGGTTAGCGACTCCAACACTCGCAATGTCACCTGGAAGATCAACAACAGGCTCTACGGCCCCAGCTCAGTGAGCTTCATTGACGACTTTGTCAAGAATAGCAAGAAGCACTACAAGTATGACCACTCCAAGATCAACTTCCGCGACAAGCGCAGTGCCATTAGCTCCATCAACGAGTGGGCTGCCAAATCAACTGATGGCAAGCTGCCTGAAGTCACCAAAGATGTGCAGAACCCTGATGGAGCCATGATTGTCAATGCCATGTTCTTCAAAC CTCACTGGGATGAGAAATTCCATCACAAAATGGTGGATAACCGCGGCTTCCTCGTGACCCGGTCCCACTCAGTGTCCGTTCCCATGATGCACCGCACCG GTCTCTATGGCTTCtatgaagacacagagaacaggctaTTTGTGCTGAACATGCCTCTGGCTCACAAGAAGTCCAGCATGGTGCTCATCATGCCCTACCACGTGGAGCCTCTGGAAAGGCTGGAGAAGCTACTCACCCGTAAGCAGCTGGACACATGGATGAGCAAGCTAGAGGAGAGAGCTGTGGCCATTTCTTTGCCCAAAGTCAGCATGGAAGTCAGTCACAACCTTCAG AAACACTTTGCTGAGCTTGGTCTTACCGAAGCTGTGGACAAGTCCAAGGCAGATTTGTCCAACATCTCTGGCAAGAAAGATCTCTACCTTTCAAACGTCTTCCATGCCTCTGCCCTGGAGTGGGACACTGAGGGCAACCCGTTCGACACTAGCATCTTTGGCACGGATAAGCTCAAGAACCCCAAACTCTTCTATGCTGATCATCCATTCATCTTCCTGGTGAAAGACAACAAGACCAACTCCATCCTCTTCATCGGAAGGCTGGTGCGGCCCAAAGGAGACAAAATGAGAGATGAATTATAG